The following coding sequences lie in one Allorhizobium pseudoryzae genomic window:
- a CDS encoding Gfo/Idh/MocA family protein yields the protein MDKVGIGIIGCGNISSAYLKAMAAFPILDIRGLSDLNTALAEQRAAEFGLQARSVEDLMQDPAIEIIVNLTVPKAHVAVAMQALNAGKHTYSEKPLGINFAEGQKLAEAARAKGLRIGAAPDTFLGGSHQTAREMIDAGVLGTPVGGTATFMCPGHERWHPNPDFYYEVGGGPMLDMGPYYITDLVNLLGPVSRVAGFAISPRKERLITSQPRNGQTIPVHVATHVAGVMAFDCGAVVQIGMSFDVAGHKHVPLEIYGTDGTLIVPDPNHFGGQIDYLKKGGSLEPQETTRPYADGNYRSIGVADMAHGLRSNRPHRANGDLALHVLEVMEAFQRAADSGTTIDIRTKTERPAPLSVSLIDGRLAR from the coding sequence ATGGACAAGGTTGGTATCGGCATCATTGGTTGCGGCAATATTTCGTCCGCCTACCTCAAGGCCATGGCCGCGTTTCCCATTCTCGACATTCGCGGCCTGTCCGACCTGAATACGGCACTGGCCGAACAGCGGGCGGCCGAATTCGGCCTGCAGGCCCGCTCGGTCGAGGACCTGATGCAGGACCCGGCGATCGAGATCATCGTCAACCTGACGGTGCCGAAGGCGCATGTGGCGGTGGCGATGCAGGCGCTCAATGCCGGCAAGCACACCTATTCGGAAAAACCGCTCGGCATCAACTTTGCCGAGGGGCAGAAACTTGCGGAGGCAGCAAGGGCCAAGGGGCTTCGGATCGGAGCAGCACCGGACACGTTCCTCGGCGGCTCGCACCAGACGGCCCGCGAGATGATCGATGCCGGTGTCCTTGGAACGCCGGTCGGCGGCACGGCCACCTTCATGTGCCCAGGCCACGAGCGTTGGCACCCCAATCCCGACTTCTATTACGAGGTTGGTGGCGGGCCGATGCTCGACATGGGGCCTTACTATATTACCGACCTCGTCAATCTGCTCGGTCCCGTCTCGCGGGTCGCCGGCTTTGCCATTTCGCCGCGCAAGGAGCGGCTGATCACCAGCCAGCCGCGTAATGGCCAGACCATCCCTGTTCACGTCGCGACCCATGTGGCGGGCGTGATGGCGTTTGATTGCGGCGCGGTCGTGCAGATCGGCATGAGCTTCGACGTGGCCGGTCACAAACATGTGCCGCTCGAGATCTACGGCACGGACGGCACGCTGATCGTGCCGGATCCGAACCATTTCGGCGGGCAGATCGACTACCTGAAGAAGGGCGGCAGCCTCGAGCCGCAGGAGACGACCCGCCCCTATGCGGACGGCAATTACCGGTCGATCGGCGTGGCCGACATGGCGCATGGCTTGAGAAGCAACCGCCCGCACCGTGCCAATGGTGATCTGGCGCTGCATGTGCTGGAGGTCATGGAGGCCTTCCAGCGCGCTGCCGACAGCGGCACGACCATCGACATCAGGACCAAGACCGAACGACCGGCGCCCCTGTCGGTCTCGCTCATCGACGGCCGGTTGGCCCGATAA
- a CDS encoding ABC transporter substrate-binding protein produces the protein MTHHRGSARARASHAIRVAAATAIVLGSGAGFAAAQTVVKWMHVETVPANLKVWEEIAADYEAKHPDVDVQLQFLENEAFKAKLPTLLQSDAAPDFFYSWGGGVLRQQSKTGALMDLSGAMSADGGAWAKTYKPAALNGLTFDGKTYAVPYRMGTVAFFYNKQLFQKAGLKAEDIKTWNDLLQAVKTLKAAGITPIAGGGGEKWPLHFYWSYLVMRNGGQAVFDKAKNNEGDGFLDPTIIKAGEQLAELGKLEPFQAGYLGATWPQTLGVFGDGKAAILLGFENTEANQAKNSGDGKGIGAENIGRFPFPVVEGGVGKVTDTLGGLNGWAVTKKASPAAVDFLKFLTSPEQERRMAAAGMLIPAAAGAEDALKNPLMRQAADQLAASTWHQNFFDQDLGPSVGRVVNDVSVEILSGQMSPKEGAQMIQDARALE, from the coding sequence ATGACGCATCATCGAGGATCGGCGCGCGCACGCGCCAGCCATGCCATACGGGTCGCAGCCGCAACGGCGATTGTTCTGGGAAGCGGGGCGGGTTTTGCCGCCGCGCAGACCGTCGTCAAGTGGATGCATGTCGAAACGGTGCCGGCCAATCTCAAGGTGTGGGAGGAGATTGCCGCGGACTATGAAGCCAAACATCCGGATGTCGATGTTCAGTTGCAGTTTCTGGAAAATGAGGCCTTCAAGGCCAAGTTGCCGACCCTGCTGCAGTCGGACGCCGCGCCGGACTTCTTCTACAGCTGGGGTGGCGGCGTTCTGCGTCAGCAGTCGAAGACCGGCGCGCTCATGGATCTGAGCGGCGCAATGAGTGCCGACGGAGGCGCCTGGGCCAAGACCTACAAGCCCGCCGCCCTGAACGGCTTGACGTTTGACGGCAAAACCTATGCGGTTCCCTACCGCATGGGCACGGTCGCCTTCTTCTACAACAAGCAGCTCTTCCAGAAGGCCGGCTTGAAGGCGGAAGACATCAAGACCTGGAATGACCTCCTGCAGGCGGTGAAGACGCTGAAGGCTGCCGGCATTACGCCGATCGCCGGCGGCGGCGGCGAAAAATGGCCTCTGCACTTCTACTGGAGCTATCTGGTGATGCGCAACGGCGGCCAGGCCGTGTTTGACAAGGCCAAGAACAACGAGGGCGACGGATTCCTTGATCCGACGATCATCAAGGCCGGCGAGCAATTGGCGGAACTGGGCAAATTGGAACCGTTCCAGGCCGGCTATCTGGGTGCAACCTGGCCGCAGACGCTCGGCGTGTTCGGTGATGGCAAGGCGGCCATCCTGCTTGGTTTCGAAAATACCGAAGCAAACCAGGCCAAGAATTCGGGTGACGGCAAGGGGATCGGAGCGGAAAACATCGGTCGTTTCCCCTTCCCGGTGGTGGAAGGCGGCGTCGGCAAGGTCACCGACACCCTGGGTGGCCTGAACGGCTGGGCCGTGACGAAAAAAGCCTCGCCGGCTGCGGTTGATTTCCTCAAGTTCCTGACGAGCCCCGAGCAGGAGCGCAGGATGGCAGCCGCGGGGATGTTGATCCCGGCTGCCGCCGGTGCGGAAGATGCCCTCAAAAACCCGCTGATGCGTCAGGCAGCCGATCAGTTGGCGGCCTCCACCTGGCACCAGAACTTCTTCGACCAGGATCTTGGCCCCTCGGTCGGCCGGGTCGTCAACGATGTCTCGGTGGAAATCCTGTCCGGTCAGATGTCGCCCAAGGAGGGGGCACAGATGATCCAGGATGCACGCGCGCTGGAATAG
- a CDS encoding response regulator — protein sequence MHRKGAAVNNKGTLGLEPFVVVSLAVALLFFILSTTVAVYTTQLLRDSNDKVIQTHRVIVGIDLLLSDVQDAETGQRGYLLTGNERYLEPYHRAGAQLQSRLSSVEQLIGENGSQQQRFGELKSYIASKFTELQETIDVFRAQGAQAALTRVNSDRGKADMDAIRSLISDIRAAETEERAVRVAGMNNAYTVAFATSLLSGALGIILTLTVGALMRQATIARRRDQWMQQAQVGLGNAVIGDQTTNEVGENILRFLADYVGAVAGAIYVEDEDRYRLSATFGVPPGTALPDRIQRHDGLFGHVVADHRPIAVGEVPDGYIAFGSTLGQQKPRFLALSPALIDGEIKAVYELGFLNPVGDHILALLEQSSGTIATAIRSAEFRTELQKLLHETQRQAEELQVQGEELRVSNEELEEQGRALKESQARLEQQQVELEQTNSQLEEQAQELERQRDDLEKANVSMNLKAQELEQASRYKSDFLANMSHELRTPLNSSLILAKLLADNTDENLTPEQVKYAQTIQSSGNDLLNLINDILDLSKIEAGHVEIRPEPVSIERTVNTLRQLFDPLASTKGLEFKVSVADDVVPVLETDAQRLEQVLKNLIANAIKFTEKGSVTLSVQPLSDNQIAISVTDTGIGIAEDQQRRIFEAFHQADSTISRRFGGTGLGLSISRELVRLLGGTIHLKSEPGAGSTFTIIVPQIFNASLVRVRAPDIELAAETPAEPKPSAKPARRELVQIVEDDRKQVPDNARKLLIIEDDQSFALILRDLAREMKFHALVAGTAQEALELARQFMPSAIVLDVGLPDQSGLSVLDRLKRDVRTRHIPIHIVSADDYSERALSLGAIGYALKPVQRDQLVEVLKSLDAKISQNVRRVLIVEDNEVQREAVAKLIGSHDVETVGAGTAAECLELLKEQTFDCMVLDLSLPDASGYNLLETISQDGLHSFPPVIVYTGRVLSSEEEQKLRRYSKSIIIKGAKSPERLLDEVTLFLHQVVSELPDEQQKMIRKARNRDALLEGRRILVVEDDVRNVYALTNILEPRGALVEIARNGEEALQKLEQSQSTPDGRIDLVLMDVMMPVMDGLTATRHIRNNPNWKRLPVITLTAKAMPDDQQRCIEAGANDYMAKPLDVEKLLSLVRVWMPQ from the coding sequence ATGCATAGAAAAGGCGCTGCCGTTAACAACAAGGGCACACTGGGCCTAGAACCCTTTGTTGTCGTCAGCCTCGCCGTGGCCCTGCTGTTCTTCATCCTGAGCACCACGGTCGCGGTCTACACCACGCAGTTGCTGCGCGACAGCAACGACAAGGTCATCCAGACGCACCGTGTCATTGTCGGCATCGATCTTTTGCTGTCCGATGTACAGGATGCGGAAACGGGGCAGCGCGGCTATCTGCTGACGGGCAATGAGCGGTATCTCGAGCCCTATCATCGGGCGGGCGCCCAGTTGCAGAGCCGCCTATCCTCGGTTGAGCAACTGATCGGCGAGAATGGATCGCAGCAGCAGCGCTTTGGCGAACTGAAGAGCTACATCGCCTCCAAGTTCACGGAACTGCAGGAAACGATCGACGTCTTCCGTGCCCAGGGTGCCCAGGCCGCCTTGACGCGGGTGAATTCGGACCGCGGCAAGGCCGACATGGATGCCATCCGCTCGCTGATCTCGGATATCCGGGCCGCGGAAACGGAAGAACGCGCAGTGCGCGTCGCCGGCATGAACAATGCCTATACGGTGGCCTTCGCCACCAGCCTGTTATCCGGCGCGCTCGGCATCATTCTGACCCTGACCGTCGGCGCGCTGATGCGCCAGGCGACGATTGCGAGACGCCGCGACCAGTGGATGCAGCAGGCTCAGGTGGGGCTTGGCAATGCCGTGATCGGCGACCAGACGACCAACGAGGTGGGCGAAAACATCCTGCGCTTCCTTGCCGACTATGTCGGTGCCGTTGCCGGCGCGATCTATGTCGAGGATGAGGATCGTTATCGGCTGTCCGCGACCTTCGGCGTTCCGCCCGGCACCGCGCTGCCCGACAGGATCCAGAGACACGATGGCCTGTTCGGCCATGTGGTGGCGGACCACCGGCCGATCGCGGTTGGCGAGGTGCCGGATGGCTACATCGCCTTCGGCTCAACGCTCGGCCAGCAGAAGCCGCGGTTCCTCGCCCTGTCGCCGGCCCTCATCGACGGCGAGATCAAGGCCGTGTACGAGCTCGGCTTCCTCAATCCCGTCGGCGACCACATCCTGGCGCTTCTCGAACAGTCCTCCGGCACGATCGCGACCGCCATCCGCTCCGCGGAATTCCGCACCGAGCTGCAGAAACTTCTGCACGAGACGCAGCGCCAGGCCGAGGAACTGCAGGTCCAGGGCGAGGAACTGCGCGTCTCCAACGAGGAACTGGAGGAGCAGGGCCGGGCGCTGAAGGAATCGCAGGCGCGCCTTGAACAACAGCAGGTGGAGCTGGAGCAGACCAATTCGCAGCTGGAAGAGCAGGCACAGGAACTGGAGCGCCAGCGCGACGACCTGGAAAAAGCGAATGTCTCCATGAACCTGAAGGCGCAGGAACTGGAACAGGCCAGCCGCTACAAGTCGGACTTCCTCGCCAACATGTCGCACGAGCTTCGCACGCCACTCAACTCGTCGCTGATCCTGGCCAAGCTGCTCGCCGACAATACCGACGAAAACCTGACGCCCGAGCAGGTGAAATATGCCCAGACGATCCAGTCGTCCGGCAACGACCTGCTCAACCTGATCAACGATATTCTCGACCTGTCGAAGATCGAGGCGGGTCACGTGGAAATCCGGCCCGAGCCCGTGTCGATCGAACGGACGGTCAACACGCTGCGCCAGCTCTTTGATCCGCTGGCCAGCACCAAGGGGCTGGAATTCAAGGTCAGCGTCGCCGACGACGTCGTTCCCGTCCTTGAAACCGACGCACAGCGGCTGGAACAGGTGCTGAAGAACCTGATCGCCAATGCGATCAAGTTTACCGAAAAAGGCAGTGTCACGCTCTCGGTCCAGCCGTTGAGCGACAATCAGATCGCCATTTCCGTAACGGATACCGGAATTGGGATCGCCGAGGATCAGCAGCGGCGAATTTTCGAAGCCTTCCACCAGGCCGACAGCACCATCAGCCGCCGGTTCGGCGGCACGGGGCTTGGCCTCTCCATTTCGCGTGAGCTCGTTCGCCTGCTGGGCGGCACGATCCATCTGAAGAGCGAGCCGGGCGCCGGCAGCACCTTTACCATCATCGTGCCGCAGATCTTCAACGCCTCGCTGGTGCGGGTGCGGGCGCCGGACATCGAGCTTGCCGCCGAGACGCCGGCCGAGCCGAAGCCTTCGGCCAAGCCCGCCCGCCGCGAGTTGGTGCAGATTGTCGAGGACGACCGCAAGCAGGTTCCGGACAATGCCCGCAAGCTGCTGATCATCGAGGACGACCAGAGTTTTGCCCTTATCCTGCGCGATCTCGCCCGCGAGATGAAGTTCCATGCGCTGGTCGCCGGCACCGCCCAGGAGGCGCTGGAGCTGGCGCGGCAGTTCATGCCGAGCGCCATTGTGCTGGATGTGGGCCTGCCGGACCAATCCGGCCTCTCCGTGCTCGACCGCCTGAAACGCGATGTCCGCACGCGCCATATCCCGATCCACATCGTCTCCGCGGATGATTATTCCGAGCGGGCCCTGTCGCTCGGCGCCATCGGTTATGCACTGAAGCCCGTTCAACGGGACCAGTTGGTCGAGGTGCTGAAATCGCTCGACGCGAAGATCTCGCAGAACGTGCGGCGCGTCCTGATTGTCGAAGACAACGAGGTTCAGCGCGAGGCCGTCGCCAAGCTGATCGGCTCGCATGATGTGGAAACCGTCGGAGCAGGAACGGCAGCGGAATGTCTGGAACTCCTGAAGGAGCAGACCTTCGACTGCATGGTGCTGGACCTGTCTCTGCCGGATGCCTCCGGTTACAACCTTCTCGAGACGATCAGCCAGGACGGGCTGCATTCCTTCCCGCCGGTGATCGTTTACACGGGCCGGGTCCTTTCCAGCGAAGAAGAGCAGAAGCTGCGCCGCTATTCCAAATCGATCATCATCAAGGGCGCGAAGTCGCCGGAGAGGCTGCTGGACGAGGTCACGCTTTTCCTCCACCAGGTCGTCTCCGAACTGCCGGACGAGCAGCAGAAGATGATCCGCAAGGCACGCAACCGTGATGCACTGCTGGAGGGCCGCCGCATCCTGGTGGTGGAGGATGACGTGCGCAATGTCTACGCGCTGACGAATATCCTCGAACCGCGCGGCGCCCTCGTTGAGATTGCCCGTAACGGCGAAGAAGCGCTGCAGAAGCTGGAGCAATCCCAATCGACGCCGGACGGCCGGATCGACCTCGTGCTGATGGATGTGATGATGCCGGTGATGGACGGTCTGACGGCCACGCGGCACATTCGCAACA
- a CDS encoding carbohydrate ABC transporter permease, with amino-acid sequence MTDLTATGVAGRVPSGTKVTYKSPTARGRLPVLILFLPPALLLFTLFVILPMGEAAWYSLYRWNGYGTPTEFVGIRNFTVLFNNAAFSQALINNGLIIVISLLLQIPLAIWLAMMLANKITGVVAFRLIFFLPYVLADVAAGLIWRFVYDGDYGLFAAIAGFFGVATPYVLADRDLAIYAVLAVIVWKYFGFHMMLYIAGLQAVDRSVLEAAEIDGATGWQKFRYVTLPLLSSTVRLSVFFAIIGSLQLFDLIMPLTGGGPSNSTQTMVTFLYTYGVTRMQVGLGSAVGVVLFVICVTLAFGYKRIFMRHD; translated from the coding sequence ATGACAGACCTGACAGCCACGGGAGTGGCAGGACGTGTGCCGTCCGGAACAAAGGTGACCTACAAGAGCCCGACGGCGCGGGGGCGACTGCCGGTTCTCATCCTGTTCCTGCCGCCGGCCCTGCTGCTCTTCACCCTCTTCGTCATCCTGCCGATGGGGGAGGCGGCCTGGTACAGCCTGTATCGCTGGAACGGTTACGGAACGCCGACGGAATTTGTCGGGATCCGCAATTTCACCGTTCTCTTCAACAATGCGGCCTTTTCGCAGGCGCTGATCAACAACGGCCTGATCATCGTCATCTCCCTGCTTTTGCAGATTCCGCTCGCCATCTGGCTTGCCATGATGCTGGCGAACAAGATCACCGGCGTCGTTGCCTTCCGCCTGATCTTCTTCCTGCCCTATGTGCTGGCGGACGTTGCGGCCGGCCTGATCTGGCGCTTTGTCTATGACGGCGATTACGGCCTGTTTGCCGCGATTGCCGGCTTCTTCGGCGTGGCCACGCCCTATGTTCTGGCCGACCGGGATCTGGCGATTTACGCGGTACTGGCGGTCATCGTCTGGAAATATTTTGGCTTTCACATGATGCTCTACATCGCCGGTCTTCAGGCGGTCGATCGCAGCGTTCTGGAGGCTGCCGAGATTGACGGAGCCACCGGCTGGCAGAAGTTCCGTTACGTCACGCTGCCGCTTCTGTCTTCCACCGTCCGGCTGTCCGTCTTCTTCGCGATCATCGGTTCGCTGCAGCTCTTCGATCTCATCATGCCGCTGACCGGCGGCGGGCCGTCGAACTCGACCCAGACCATGGTCACCTTCCTCTATACCTACGGCGTCACGCGCATGCAGGTCGGGTTGGGCAGCGCCGTCGGCGTCGTGCTCTTCGTCATCTGCGTCACGCTCGCCTTCGGTTACAAACGGATCTTCATGCGCCATGACTGA
- a CDS encoding ROK family transcriptional regulator codes for MKTADPELMRAINRFTVLDTIRRHGPISRVEISERSQLSTTTVSAITASLLDDGLILTRHEGDIRNAAARGRPRVMLELNPDAARVVGAKIAAHQMVFVVTNFCGEVISQLSLPIRVNRQPVGVISDLIEDGVRRCVVDAGLSLEDIDSVCIGFPGVVEHRTGLVRSSPILSEPDVDFAREMTERLSVATIVESDSHAITLAHHWFGKGRDLDDMVLVSLEHTLGLGVLHGGQLFRGAGGLSHNLGDLMMGAGLSEMVRLTALAGEPAILGEQSQQGRFAEAVRLGRGMAHAQTLVAAEDNVLTVAATRAGEAIGIAVANIVTLFGPPRVVIVGATLLLGDVFLETLADSYRQAIPSSIREIAELVFDGSPDEMWAQGAAVVALCELYESPWGTTGPAPAPQL; via the coding sequence ATGAAAACTGCCGACCCGGAACTGATGCGCGCCATCAATCGCTTTACGGTCCTGGACACGATCCGGCGCCACGGCCCCATATCGCGGGTCGAAATCAGCGAACGTTCGCAGCTGTCCACCACCACGGTCTCCGCCATCACGGCCTCACTGCTGGACGACGGACTGATCCTGACCCGCCACGAGGGCGACATCCGCAATGCCGCTGCGAGAGGCCGGCCGCGCGTCATGCTGGAGCTCAACCCGGATGCCGCGCGCGTTGTCGGCGCGAAGATTGCGGCGCATCAGATGGTCTTCGTCGTGACCAATTTCTGTGGTGAAGTGATCTCGCAGCTGTCGCTGCCGATCCGCGTCAACCGCCAGCCGGTCGGCGTCATCAGCGATCTGATCGAGGACGGCGTGCGCCGCTGCGTCGTCGATGCCGGCCTCAGCCTGGAAGACATCGACAGCGTCTGCATCGGCTTCCCGGGTGTCGTGGAGCATCGCACCGGCCTTGTGCGCTCCAGCCCGATCCTCAGCGAACCGGATGTCGACTTCGCCCGCGAGATGACGGAGCGGCTGAGCGTCGCGACCATCGTCGAAAGCGATTCCCACGCCATCACGCTGGCACATCACTGGTTCGGCAAGGGCCGAGACCTGGATGACATGGTGCTGGTCTCGCTCGAGCATACGCTGGGGTTGGGCGTTCTGCACGGCGGGCAGTTGTTCCGCGGCGCCGGCGGGCTCAGCCACAATCTCGGCGACCTGATGATGGGCGCCGGCCTCTCCGAAATGGTGCGGCTGACGGCACTCGCGGGAGAACCGGCCATCCTCGGTGAACAGTCGCAGCAGGGGCGGTTTGCGGAAGCCGTGCGGCTTGGCCGGGGCATGGCGCATGCGCAGACGCTGGTGGCTGCCGAGGACAATGTGCTGACGGTCGCCGCCACACGGGCCGGCGAAGCGATCGGCATTGCCGTCGCCAATATCGTCACGCTCTTCGGCCCGCCACGTGTCGTCATCGTCGGTGCGACATTGCTTCTCGGCGACGTATTTCTCGAAACGCTGGCGGATTCCTACCGCCAGGCCATTCCCTCATCGATCCGCGAGATCGCCGAACTGGTCTTCGACGGCTCGCCCGACGAGATGTGGGCGCAAGGGGCGGCCGTCGTCGCGCTCTGCGAACTCTACGAATCGCCCTGGGGCACGACAGGCCCGGCGCCTGCCCCTCAGCTTTAG
- a CDS encoding carbohydrate ABC transporter permease gives MTDTTSGVRMTPATKLYLYVSLSLVAALVLVPLLTTALGGFKSLGDLRVNPFGLPENWVWSNYTDILFGERYWRQMGNSLLIAVVTVFLTVVVSAMAAFTFAHVKFFGSGQLMNYFLIGLMFPVATAILPLFIRIRDLGLLDSYWGVILPQVAFGLGMSILLFRNYFRNLPEELFQAAFVDGCGYIRFFWYVSLPLSRPIIATVSIVSFVNSWNSYILPLIMLNTETKYPWPLGIMVYRGEFGTEWQLVLAFITLTILPTIIVFFLAQKHIIAGLTAGAVKS, from the coding sequence ATGACTGACACGACATCCGGCGTCCGCATGACGCCCGCCACCAAACTCTACCTGTATGTCTCGCTGTCGCTCGTCGCAGCCCTCGTCCTCGTGCCGCTGCTGACGACGGCGCTCGGCGGCTTCAAGTCCCTGGGAGATCTCCGCGTCAATCCCTTCGGCCTGCCGGAGAATTGGGTGTGGTCGAACTATACCGACATCCTGTTTGGCGAACGCTACTGGCGGCAGATGGGCAATTCGCTGCTGATCGCGGTGGTGACGGTATTCTTGACCGTCGTCGTCTCCGCCATGGCGGCCTTCACCTTCGCCCATGTGAAGTTCTTCGGCTCCGGGCAACTGATGAACTACTTCCTCATCGGGCTGATGTTTCCGGTCGCCACCGCCATCCTGCCGCTCTTCATCCGCATCCGCGATCTCGGACTGCTCGATTCCTACTGGGGCGTGATCCTGCCGCAGGTGGCGTTCGGGCTGGGTATGAGCATCCTCTTATTCAGGAACTATTTTAGAAACCTCCCGGAGGAATTGTTCCAGGCCGCTTTCGTCGATGGCTGCGGTTACATCCGTTTCTTCTGGTACGTTTCCCTGCCGCTCTCGCGGCCGATCATCGCCACCGTCAGCATCGTCAGCTTCGTCAACAGCTGGAACAGCTATATCCTGCCGCTGATCATGCTGAATACGGAGACGAAATATCCCTGGCCGCTCGGCATCATGGTCTATCGCGGCGAATTCGGCACCGAATGGCAGCTGGTGCTGGCCTTCATCACGCTCACCATCCTGCCGACGATCATCGTCTTTTTCCTCGCCCAGAAACACATCATAGCAGGCCTGACCGCCGGCGCAGTCAAGTCGTGA
- a CDS encoding ThuA domain-containing protein, translating into MREALIVWGGWSGHEPEQCAEIIRDLLQEDGFKVYVERSTEAFADPSIHDLSLIVPIMTMSKIEKEEAKNLAAAIESGVGFAGYHGGAGDAFRECVEYQFIVGGQWVAHPGNIIDYTVNITRPDDPLMEGISDFPYHSEQYYMHVDPSNEVLATTTFTREHAYWIDGVVMPVVWKRHYGKGRVFYSSLGHVAKEFEVPQMREIFRRGANWAAR; encoded by the coding sequence ATGCGCGAGGCTCTTATCGTCTGGGGTGGCTGGAGCGGCCACGAGCCGGAACAATGTGCCGAGATCATCCGCGATCTGCTGCAGGAGGATGGATTCAAGGTCTATGTCGAACGCAGCACGGAGGCGTTTGCCGATCCGTCGATCCACGATCTGTCGCTGATCGTGCCGATCATGACCATGTCCAAGATCGAGAAGGAAGAAGCCAAGAACCTTGCCGCCGCAATCGAAAGCGGCGTCGGCTTCGCCGGCTATCACGGCGGTGCGGGCGATGCGTTCCGGGAATGCGTGGAGTACCAGTTCATCGTGGGCGGACAATGGGTCGCCCATCCCGGCAACATCATCGACTACACGGTCAACATCACCCGTCCGGATGATCCGCTGATGGAGGGGATCAGCGATTTCCCCTATCACTCCGAACAGTATTACATGCATGTCGATCCCTCCAACGAGGTTCTGGCAACGACAACGTTCACGAGAGAGCATGCGTATTGGATCGACGGCGTGGTGATGCCGGTCGTCTGGAAGCGGCATTATGGTAAGGGCCGCGTCTTCTATTCGTCGCTCGGCCATGTGGCGAAGGAATTCGAGGTCCCGCAGATGCGCGAGATCTTCCGCCGCGGCGCCAACTGGGCGGCGCGCTGA
- a CDS encoding ABC transporter ATP-binding protein produces the protein MASVELRDVRKAYGALEVIHGVSLAIEDGEFIALVGPSGCGKSTLLRMIAGLEDISAGEVMIAGAVVNSMTPRERNIAMVFQSYALYPHMTVAENMGFNLKLSGVAKPEIEKRVAEAARMLALGDLLGRKPSQLSGGQRQRVAMGRAIVRDPAVFLFDEPLSNLDAKLRVQMRTEIKTLHQNVGTTSVYVTHDQIEAMTLADRIVVLNGGRIEQVGTPLDLYRTPANLFVAGFIGSPAMNFLDAEVDGGGARPAARLTDGTVVQLDHARQVKPGQAVKLGIRPEHINVGTAGDTILSGQTLVVEPTGAQTHVVFTLAGEPMTAVVDGAYPARHGAPFEASVAAGQVHVFDRVSGLSL, from the coding sequence ATGGCATCTGTCGAGTTGAGGGACGTCCGCAAGGCCTATGGCGCGCTGGAGGTAATCCACGGCGTGTCACTGGCGATCGAAGACGGCGAGTTCATCGCGCTGGTTGGGCCCTCCGGCTGCGGAAAATCGACGCTTCTTCGCATGATCGCGGGCCTGGAGGACATCAGTGCCGGCGAAGTGATGATTGCCGGTGCGGTGGTCAATTCCATGACGCCACGCGAGCGCAACATCGCGATGGTTTTCCAGTCCTATGCACTTTATCCGCACATGACGGTGGCGGAAAACATGGGCTTCAATCTGAAGCTCTCGGGCGTTGCGAAACCGGAGATCGAAAAGCGGGTTGCCGAAGCGGCTCGTATGCTGGCGCTCGGAGATCTGCTCGGTCGAAAGCCGAGCCAGCTTTCCGGCGGTCAGCGCCAGCGCGTCGCGATGGGGCGTGCGATTGTGCGCGATCCGGCGGTCTTCCTGTTCGATGAGCCGCTCTCCAACCTCGATGCCAAGCTGCGCGTGCAGATGCGCACTGAAATCAAGACGCTGCACCAGAATGTCGGCACCACCTCGGTCTATGTCACGCACGACCAGATCGAGGCAATGACGCTGGCAGACCGCATCGTCGTGCTGAACGGCGGCCGGATCGAACAGGTCGGCACGCCTCTGGATCTCTATCGCACCCCGGCCAATCTGTTCGTTGCCGGCTTCATCGGCTCGCCGGCGATGAATTTCCTCGATGCGGAGGTGGATGGAGGCGGGGCGCGGCCTGCCGCACGTCTCACGGATGGAACGGTGGTGCAACTGGATCACGCCCGGCAGGTCAAGCCCGGCCAGGCGGTGAAGCTCGGCATCCGCCCGGAGCATATCAATGTCGGCACGGCGGGGGATACGATTTTGAGCGGCCAGACGCTGGTCGTGGAGCCGACGGGTGCCCAGACGCATGTAGTGTTCACGCTGGCCGGAGAGCCGATGACCGCGGTCGTCGACGGAGCCTATCCGGCCCGCCATGGCGCACCCTTCGAAGCCTCGGTTGCAGCGGGCCAGGTGCATGTGTTCGATCGCGTAAGCGGCCTGTCTCTTTGA